Proteins from a single region of Trichocoleus desertorum ATA4-8-CV12:
- a CDS encoding TetR/AcrR family transcriptional regulator, whose product MRKTKSANRDLSPEKTAAILDGAMQEFLVKGYAATSMDRVAAAAGVSKATVYSHFQDKEALFTALIQRLACQKELFNPEKLQAIQDDPALVLRSFALEMLDKIHADPHLLTFVRLIIGESGRFPGLARAFVQNVQKPTIELLTQYLASRPELQLPDPEVAARAFIGTIVHFVILQELMHSGDLVPMERDRLLDNLLHLIIRPANETRAVP is encoded by the coding sequence ATGAGAAAAACTAAAAGTGCCAACCGTGACCTATCCCCCGAGAAGACCGCCGCCATTTTGGATGGAGCGATGCAAGAATTTTTGGTCAAAGGTTACGCTGCAACCAGCATGGATCGCGTGGCAGCGGCGGCTGGCGTTTCTAAAGCGACGGTGTATAGCCATTTTCAAGATAAAGAAGCTTTATTCACGGCTTTAATTCAACGCTTAGCTTGCCAAAAAGAACTGTTTAATCCAGAAAAACTGCAAGCCATCCAGGACGATCCAGCCTTAGTACTTAGGTCTTTTGCTCTGGAAATGCTCGATAAGATTCACGCCGATCCGCACCTGTTAACCTTTGTCCGCTTAATTATTGGGGAGTCGGGACGCTTTCCAGGGTTGGCCAGAGCCTTTGTGCAAAATGTCCAGAAGCCCACGATTGAACTTTTGACCCAATACCTCGCCTCTCGCCCAGAACTCCAGTTGCCCGATCCAGAAGTGGCCGCTCGTGCCTTTATCGGAACGATCGTACATTTTGTAATTCTGCAAGAACTTATGCATAGCGGTGATTTGGTGCCAATGGAGCGCGATCGCCTGCTCGATAATTTGCTGCATCTGATCATCCGTCCAGCAAACGAGACGAGGGCTGTACCATAG
- a CDS encoding aminopeptidase P family protein encodes MSPLDLVQQQAQQALTEAKLADLRAWMAAYQLDGYLIPSADEHLNEYLPEAKQRRTWISDFTGSAGDFLVGTEQSWLFVDSRYYEQADLQVDLAAIQVSKLGLEGHKTLVETLEALGQAAIAAQQTFRLGVDPFTVAVDQCRELQKRLAPDGVVLVSLPENLVDRVRESAAWADGQTPASYAASRLFAVPEALTGETVTQKLERVRQAMQKAQADILPITKLDQIAWLLNLRGWDVPYNPVFIAYTIVTADQAFLFTNLERIDTEIQQALQPHITLLPYEQYAETLQSLLNQPRPLRVWIDAKHTTMGTYELVQESSKAGKAQIVEAPNPVEGMKARKNAIEIEQMQQANLKASRAKVRAWKWFSDRWAAGDRVTEFDVAEAIAQFYQAEPGFQGLSFNTISGAGANSSIVHYGTPSPDVELQSGQLLLLDSGAQFLSGTTDDTRTFVLGEPTPEQIARYTEVLKAHINCAMQRFPKGTPGCQLDGIARSAMWQAGLDYGHGTGHGVGAFLNVHEGPNGINKRAQEPLEPGMVTSVEPGYYEPGWGGIRIENLYVVKEVVTENNGASPKGTWYEFESLTYIPFDQRLIDRDRLSPQQREWLERYHTQVVKKLAPTLSPDEAEWLQSACHLSSSS; translated from the coding sequence ATGTCACCCCTAGACCTCGTCCAGCAACAAGCTCAGCAAGCTCTGACTGAAGCCAAATTAGCCGATTTGCGGGCTTGGATGGCCGCCTATCAACTCGATGGCTACCTAATTCCCTCGGCAGATGAGCACTTGAACGAGTATTTGCCAGAAGCGAAACAGCGTCGGACTTGGATCAGCGACTTTACAGGGTCGGCAGGGGACTTCCTGGTAGGGACCGAGCAAAGCTGGTTGTTTGTAGACTCTCGCTACTACGAACAAGCCGATTTACAGGTGGATCTCGCAGCCATCCAAGTTTCTAAGTTGGGCTTGGAAGGCCACAAAACCTTAGTCGAAACCCTAGAAGCGCTAGGACAAGCTGCGATCGCGGCCCAGCAAACCTTTCGCTTAGGAGTTGACCCCTTTACGGTAGCGGTTGACCAGTGTCGCGAGTTACAAAAGCGGCTGGCTCCAGATGGGGTGGTGCTGGTGAGCCTACCCGAAAATTTAGTCGATCGCGTGCGAGAATCAGCAGCTTGGGCAGATGGTCAAACTCCTGCCAGTTACGCTGCCTCGCGGTTGTTTGCCGTGCCAGAAGCCTTAACCGGAGAAACCGTCACGCAAAAGCTGGAGCGGGTCAGACAGGCCATGCAGAAGGCGCAAGCGGATATCCTGCCGATTACTAAACTGGATCAGATTGCGTGGTTGTTGAACCTGCGGGGCTGGGATGTCCCCTACAATCCGGTGTTTATTGCCTACACCATTGTCACCGCTGACCAAGCCTTCCTGTTTACCAATCTGGAGCGAATTGATACCGAGATCCAGCAAGCACTCCAGCCTCACATTACTTTGCTGCCTTACGAGCAGTACGCGGAGACGTTGCAGTCTTTGCTGAATCAACCCCGACCGTTGCGGGTTTGGATCGATGCCAAACACACCACGATGGGCACCTACGAGCTAGTTCAGGAAAGCTCCAAGGCTGGCAAAGCCCAGATCGTAGAAGCGCCGAATCCGGTGGAGGGGATGAAAGCTCGCAAAAATGCGATCGAAATCGAGCAGATGCAACAAGCCAACCTCAAAGCGAGTCGGGCCAAGGTTCGAGCTTGGAAATGGTTTTCTGACCGCTGGGCAGCAGGCGATCGCGTGACTGAGTTTGATGTGGCAGAGGCGATCGCCCAGTTCTACCAAGCGGAACCAGGCTTCCAAGGCTTGAGTTTCAATACCATCTCCGGTGCAGGAGCCAACAGTTCTATCGTTCACTACGGCACACCTAGCCCCGATGTAGAGTTGCAATCAGGTCAGCTATTACTGCTCGATTCAGGGGCGCAATTTCTTTCTGGCACCACTGATGACACCCGCACCTTTGTGTTAGGAGAACCAACCCCAGAGCAAATTGCTCGCTATACCGAAGTCCTGAAAGCCCATATCAACTGTGCCATGCAACGCTTTCCCAAAGGCACACCCGGATGCCAACTTGACGGGATTGCGCGCTCTGCTATGTGGCAAGCGGGACTCGATTACGGACATGGGACAGGTCATGGCGTGGGAGCCTTCCTGAATGTGCATGAAGGGCCGAATGGCATTAACAAGCGCGCCCAAGAACCGCTAGAACCAGGAATGGTAACGAGTGTCGAACCTGGTTATTACGAGCCAGGGTGGGGGGGCATCCGCATCGAAAACCTTTATGTGGTCAAAGAAGTCGTGACAGAGAACAACGGTGCATCTCCCAAAGGCACTTGGTATGAGTTCGAGTCGCTGACCTACATTCCGTTTGACCAGCGTTTGATCGATCGCGATCGCCTCAGCCCACAACAAAGAGAGTGGCTAGAGCGTTATCACACCCAAGTGGTAAAGAAACTAGCGCCCACGCTTAGTCCTGATGAAGCTGAGTGGTTGCAGTCAGCTTGCCATCTAAGCTCAAGTTCATGA